The proteins below are encoded in one region of Phormidium ambiguum IAM M-71:
- a CDS encoding element excision factor XisH family protein, whose translation MAKDIYHDKVKTALEKDNWTITDEFFRLSIGYRSVYIDLGAEKFIAAEKEGHKIAVEIKSFLSPSPVQDLENALRQYILYRDGLQRSQPERILYLAITESVYLDFFQEEIAKMVVENNQLKLVIFDPETEEIVQWIE comes from the coding sequence ATGGCAAAGGATATCTACCACGATAAAGTAAAAACTGCTTTAGAAAAGGATAATTGGACAATAACTGACGAATTTTTTAGGCTTTCAATAGGCTATCGTTCAGTTTATATTGATTTAGGTGCAGAAAAATTTATAGCTGCTGAAAAAGAAGGCCATAAAATTGCTGTTGAAATTAAAAGCTTTTTAAGTCCCTCACCAGTCCAAGATTTAGAAAATGCTTTAAGACAGTATATTTTGTATCGAGATGGTTTGCAGCGATCGCAACCCGAACGTATCCTGTATTTAGCCATTACAGAATCAGTTTATCTCGATTTTTTTCAAGAGGAAATTGCCAAAATGGTAGTAGAAAATAACCAGCTTAAGTTAGTTATATTCGATCCAGAAACAGAGGAGATTGTCCAATGGATAGAGTAG
- the argG gene encoding argininosuccinate synthase, with the protein MKAQDLKGKTIAFAGSGGLDSCTITRWLTDMGVEVVCFTADLGQPDEEDIEAVRQRMLQAGAKDFVLLPAREAIAQAGVDVIQAQACYEGRYWNTTGIARCVLAKAMILEMKKRGLTIFSHGATGRGNDQVRFQLITNMLAPEFEVYAPWRDEAFLARFPGRSEMIDFCQEKGLTVSATKDKPYSTDANLLGLTHESGMLEELTTPAHFVKPIMGCYPVDAPDETVEFTVRFEQGIPVVINGNSVGLVEAFLQTNAIGGKYGLGIGTHLVENRFVGIKSRGVYESPGVELLGTCYAYLLQLILDRRAREFYDQLSLLIAKQIYQGYWFDLATKMALQAIKCTAELATGTIKVAIYKGTISFVAATDVAHSLYSEENASMEGVGSYNHADSEGLLRVFGVSARVLATSGQVKLSD; encoded by the coding sequence ATGAAAGCACAAGATTTGAAGGGTAAAACAATTGCATTTGCCGGATCTGGGGGATTAGATAGTTGTACAATTACTCGTTGGCTAACTGATATGGGTGTGGAAGTTGTCTGTTTTACAGCGGACTTGGGACAACCTGACGAAGAGGATATTGAAGCAGTTCGCCAAAGAATGTTGCAAGCTGGAGCCAAAGATTTTGTATTATTACCTGCTAGAGAGGCGATCGCACAAGCAGGTGTAGATGTCATTCAAGCTCAAGCTTGTTATGAAGGACGCTATTGGAATACAACTGGAATTGCCCGTTGTGTGTTAGCCAAAGCGATGATTTTGGAAATGAAAAAACGGGGATTAACTATTTTTAGTCATGGCGCTACTGGTAGAGGAAATGACCAAGTACGCTTCCAATTAATTACTAATATGTTAGCTCCTGAATTTGAAGTTTATGCACCTTGGCGCGATGAGGCATTTTTGGCGCGTTTCCCCGGACGTAGCGAAATGATTGATTTTTGCCAAGAAAAAGGACTTACGGTTTCTGCTACTAAAGATAAGCCTTATTCAACCGATGCGAATTTGTTAGGGTTAACTCATGAGTCGGGAATGTTAGAAGAATTAACAACTCCCGCGCATTTTGTCAAGCCAATTATGGGTTGTTACCCAGTTGATGCACCTGATGAAACTGTAGAATTTACCGTGAGATTTGAACAGGGAATTCCCGTAGTAATTAATGGTAATTCTGTTGGTTTAGTGGAAGCATTTTTGCAAACAAATGCGATCGGTGGAAAGTATGGTTTAGGGATTGGCACGCACTTAGTAGAAAACCGTTTTGTTGGGATTAAATCACGGGGAGTTTATGAAAGTCCAGGGGTAGAATTGCTAGGTACTTGTTATGCTTATTTATTGCAGTTAATTTTAGATCGTCGCGCCCGTGAGTTTTACGATCAATTATCTTTATTAATAGCTAAACAAATCTATCAAGGTTATTGGTTTGATTTAGCAACTAAGATGGCATTGCAAGCAATTAAATGTACCGCAGAGTTAGCAACAGGAACAATTAAAGTAGCGATTTATAAAGGAACAATTTCCTTTGTAGCGGCGACGGATGTGGCGCATTCTTTATATTCGGAAGAAAACGCTTCAATGGAAGGTGTGGGTAGCTACAATCACGCTGATTCTGAAGGTTTGTTGCGTGTATTTGGCGTGAGTGCCAGGGTTTTAGCAACAAGTGGACAGGTGAAATTATCCGATTAA
- a CDS encoding XisI protein has protein sequence MDRVEEYRNIIERILEAHHRIPYSHGQIESKLIIDRARNNFMIMVVGWDGKRRVHGCVVHVEIINDKIWIQRDGIEDGITDELVAAGIPKDKIVLAFHAPNVRQYTGYAIA, from the coding sequence ATGGATAGAGTAGAAGAATATCGCAATATTATTGAACGTATTCTAGAAGCCCATCATCGCATTCCTTACAGTCATGGACAAATTGAAAGTAAATTAATTATCGATCGCGCTCGTAATAACTTTATGATCATGGTAGTAGGTTGGGACGGCAAACGTAGAGTGCATGGTTGTGTTGTTCACGTCGAAATCATTAACGATAAAATTTGGATTCAAAGAGATGGAATTGAAGACGGAATTACTGATGAACTTGTTGCCGCAGGTATTCCAAAAGATAAAATTGTTTTGGCTTTTCATGCACCTAATGTACGACAATATACTGGATATGCTATAGCTTAA
- the yidD gene encoding membrane protein insertion efficiency factor YidD, which translates to MKILLIWLIRGYRMFISPLSPPSCRYQPTCSQYAMQAIERFGPWRGSSMAIRRILRCHPFHPGGYDPVPEIDTCSCHHKVEE; encoded by the coding sequence ATTAAAATTTTACTAATTTGGCTAATTCGTGGCTATCGGATGTTCATTTCCCCTTTGTCTCCACCTTCCTGCCGTTATCAGCCTACTTGTTCTCAGTATGCCATGCAAGCGATCGAACGTTTCGGCCCTTGGCGCGGTTCGAGTATGGCTATCCGTCGGATTTTGCGCTGTCACCCCTTTCATCCCGGAGGTTACGATCCTGTTCCAGAAATTGATACTTGTTCTTGTCACCACAAAGTAGAGGAGTAG
- a CDS encoding glycosyltransferase family 2 protein produces MFFSVVIPTYNRQPILEKCLKALEKQHLSPGSVITGYEVVLVDDGSTDNTLPWLASHAAQLPHVRLFQQSHQGPAAARNLGVENAIGDTIIFIDSDLVVTENFLQAHADALVAGYQKIGSDRLFTYGRVINTCNFDDPTAEPYKITDFSAAYFATGNVAISRHWLEKAGLFDTQFQLYGWEDLELGVRLKKLDLKLIKCPAAVGYHWHPPFALDQIPNLIEKEIQRGRMGVLFYKKHPSWEVKMMIQMTWIHRLLWGILSLGGRLNERTLAPLLQTLINQGKPQLALEIARIFLNWYNVKAVYQASASLNL; encoded by the coding sequence GTGTTTTTCAGCGTTGTCATTCCTACTTATAATCGTCAACCGATACTGGAAAAATGCCTCAAAGCTTTAGAAAAGCAGCATTTGTCCCCTGGTAGCGTCATTACAGGCTATGAAGTAGTTCTTGTAGACGATGGTTCCACTGATAATACCTTGCCTTGGTTGGCATCCCACGCAGCCCAACTGCCTCATGTTAGATTGTTTCAGCAAAGTCACCAAGGGCCTGCGGCTGCCCGAAATTTAGGTGTAGAAAATGCGATCGGTGACACAATTATATTTATTGATAGCGATTTAGTAGTAACAGAAAATTTCTTGCAAGCTCATGCAGATGCTTTAGTAGCAGGGTATCAGAAAATTGGGAGCGATCGCCTTTTTACTTACGGTCGAGTAATTAACACCTGCAACTTTGATGACCCCACAGCAGAACCTTATAAAATTACCGACTTCTCTGCCGCTTATTTTGCTACCGGAAATGTCGCCATTTCCCGACATTGGTTAGAAAAAGCTGGGTTATTTGACACCCAATTTCAACTTTACGGTTGGGAAGACTTAGAACTAGGAGTCCGCTTAAAAAAGCTAGATTTAAAACTAATTAAATGTCCCGCCGCAGTCGGCTATCATTGGCATCCACCCTTTGCCTTAGACCAAATTCCTAACTTAATTGAAAAAGAAATTCAACGCGGACGCATGGGAGTTTTATTTTACAAAAAACATCCAAGTTGGGAAGTGAAAATGATGATTCAAATGACTTGGATACACCGCTTACTTTGGGGAATTTTATCTTTAGGTGGTCGGCTTAACGAACGTACTCTCGCCCCTTTATTACAAACATTAATTAACCAAGGAAAACCCCAATTAGCTTTAGAAATTGCCAGAATATTTCTTAACTGGTACAACGTCAAAGCCGTTTATCAAGCATCAGCTTCATTGAATTTGTAG
- a CDS encoding M15 family metallopeptidase: protein MKPYQKIPILECGEPLTPIPLEHFAAQTPHAYEKLRAPYGKLSPYYLRESVLERLIQAQNQLQLTHPNWRILIFDAYRPVAVQQFMVDYTFAELVSNQELNLDELSETQIAELWQQVYQFWAAPSLDSATPPPHSTGAAIDVTLVDENGNFVNMGSAIDEISPVSFPDYFANSNEFPEKQYHADRQLLFEVMRSANFQRHPNEWWHFSYGDQMWAWLSQQEEPTKKFTAQYGRI, encoded by the coding sequence ATGAAACCCTACCAAAAAATCCCGATTCTAGAATGTGGCGAACCCCTAACACCCATACCGCTAGAACACTTCGCTGCCCAAACACCCCACGCTTACGAAAAACTCCGCGCCCCCTATGGCAAACTCTCACCTTATTATCTCCGGGAAAGCGTTTTGGAAAGACTTATCCAAGCCCAAAACCAACTACAGTTAACTCATCCTAACTGGCGAATTTTGATATTTGACGCTTACCGACCAGTAGCAGTACAACAATTTATGGTTGATTACACCTTTGCTGAACTAGTCAGCAATCAGGAACTCAACTTAGATGAATTAAGCGAAACCCAAATCGCAGAACTCTGGCAACAAGTATATCAATTTTGGGCAGCACCGAGCCTCGACTCAGCTACACCTCCACCCCACAGCACAGGCGCAGCGATCGATGTTACTTTGGTTGATGAAAATGGCAACTTCGTTAACATGGGTTCCGCCATTGATGAAATTTCCCCTGTTTCTTTTCCTGATTACTTTGCTAATAGCAACGAGTTTCCAGAAAAACAATATCATGCCGATCGACAATTGTTATTTGAAGTGATGCGAAGTGCAAATTTTCAACGACATCCTAACGAATGGTGGCACTTTTCTTATGGCGATCAAATGTGGGCTTGGTTATCCCAACAAGAAGAACCTACAAAAAAGTTTACCGCTCAATACGGCAGAATCTAA